The genomic stretch TTTTCAACGCTATTTTGTTGGCTGTGAATGCtggaataatgggaaaatatTAATGTATTTTGataatgttttgattttttctttgttttgctcattttcacttctttaactttattccctctttagggcgatggctggatgtaaagaagcatgttacttgcttatctattacccttgataataaagattttgtctttgtcttgtcttgtcatcattattgttgttggtagttGTATAGCACTTAtattcagtcagagaccaaaacTCAACACATATTACAGAAATATGTTGCTTGTTGTATCATTATCTGTCTCATTATCATTCCCGTTTCATCACGTTTCAGGTCAGGAACGGAGGACGACATTTTCGAAACAGCTGCGGATTCCTTCCACGCGACCCTGGAGGAAGCGGTACAACGGGCCACCACACGGCAGAGACAGCACTCCATAGAGAACCTCCTGGAAGCCGTGGAGCGCACTGAGGGGAAGCGACGACACCCCTCTCGGGACGCTTACGAGCGACTGCACAATGGCAGAGGGGAGGAgaatgaggacgatgatgatgagggctCATCGACAGAAGTGGAAGGAGGTAaggatgcacacactcacacacacacgcgcacgctcacacacacacacacacacacacacacatacacacacacacacacaaaaagaatgtgaagacgcATACATTtgtgtactcacacacatgtTGTGATGCAACAAGACAGCACAAAGAAACATCTGCATGCACCTATTGGATCTTTGCAAcgactgtatctgtgtcttctTCCCTTCTGCAGtctgttttcccctctcttttataTATGTTCCTTCTTTTGTTCACACCAGTCTTCTTTGTGTGCTGTCATTTATACCATCACTGATATGTACTCTCCAACGCATCCCTTTGAATGAagagaggttttttttaaaatcagttaATGAAAAAGTAATATTTTGATATTGAAGAAGAAATATCCTAAGTGTAAGAGTTTATGGGTTTGAGCTTACGGAGCTTtatgagtcctttttttttttttaagacttgaTCCACTGTCCTCTGTCCTGTCATCATGATTCTGTTGCTTGCCCTCAGTATTGATGCTCATCACTCTCTTCTCACAGACTCAGACTCGGAGTATGAGACGGGTGACTCCTCGGCAGACGAGCTGACGGATGAGGAGAGTGAGCGGACGAAGGGTGGGTCCACAGCGGACACCCTGGAGGGAGGGGGCACCACTGAAGACTCTGCggcaaccaccaccactgccacctccccctcctcccctgccatGAAGAATGCGGCCCGTGCCAGCTTCTTCTCCGCTCCCCCTCAAGTGGTGCGCCTCGACCCCTGGCGCATGTtcaagaagggggagggggctggagggggcaaggtggaggaggaggaggaggagaacgctgcaggggaggaggaggttatGCCAGCAGTGGCAGCAAACGTGGTGGAACAGGTGGCAGAgaacagggagggggaggaggaagggagagacacgGACATCTCAGAGAGCCTGGAGATGGACTCTCGGGGCGAGGATGGGAGAGGATCCTCTGCTGAGGGGTCCATCGAGGACctagatgatgacgatgacgatgaagaggaggtggaggaagaagaggagcaggcTGTATCCGTGAAGAAGGAAgaccaagaggaggaggagagacagatggagggagcaGAAGAGGGGGAGGTTgaagaagggatggaggaggaagagctgGAGAAGACGGCGGTCAGTCTGGCCATGGCACAGCTGCTGGTGGACCTGGACCAGACCTCCATGGGCGGGGGATCTGACAATGCCGCAGAGCTGGACAACCTCCTCCCCTCAGACCTTGACGAGGATGACGTCTTTCACGCACAGAAAACCCTCAACACCGCAGACAGCCAGCAACCCATGGAAGGCCTTGAAAATGGGGAAAGAGAGCGCCAGTCCAGCGAAGACACAGCAGAGTCTGTGCTTCGCAGCGTGCGAGACATGGAAAACACAGCTGGCATTGCAACAAGCACAACAGGTGAGGACACTCTGTGGCAGGTCCTACAGGAAGTGGCCGCAATGCCGGACCTGTCCGAATCGGAGGCGGAGGAGAACAAACAGTTCAAAGACCTTGACGAGCGTTTTGTCACCAACAGACGGAAGGCCCGCAGGAAGAAAGCCGCCAGAGATAACATGAGGGGGTCAGGCTCGGACCTGACCATCTCTACGCCTTCTGATtcgctgtcctcctcctcctcctccctcagtgATGTGGTCCAGTACAACCAGCAATTCCTGGCCATGGGGGGGGAAGATGACAACCTGAAGCCCGACCAAGATATGATGCAGGACTACATCACCACCATGAGCATGGCACTGGATGAGAGCTTCTCCGATGGAGAGAAAGATGGCTCATTTGTCAGGAAGCCAGAATCCTCCCCCAGAGATGACATGAACCGCACGCTCCAGGCagcagagatggaggagggggaggaaggggaagggggggatgtcACCAAGGACACGACGGCCAGCAGTGTGTACATCACGCCAGAGGTCAGCATGGAAGAGCGGAAGGAGTCCCAGGAAGTGTTCAGGGATGCCTCAGAGTCCCTCTCCCCcgctgcccccacccaccctgctcctgctgctgccacAGTCACTTCACCCACTGCCACCACGCCCAGGACAGAATCTCAGAAAGATGTGGCTCCTAGTGTTGTCCCAAGTGTGGTCTCTAAAGATGGTGTCCCTGAAGTGGTCCCTAAAGATGGTGTCCCTGAAGTGGTCCCTAAAGATGGTGTCCCTAAAGTGGTCCCTAAAGATGGTGTCCCTAAAGTGGTCCCTAAAGATGACGTCTCCAAAGTGGTCCCTAAAGAAAGTGGTGCCCCAATAGTGGTCCCTAAAGAGGACGTCTCTAAAGTGGTCCTTAAAGAAAGTGGTGTCCCTAAAGTGGCCCCTAAAGAAAGTGGTGTCCCTAAAGTGGTCCCTAAAAATGGTGTTGCCCCAACTGTGGTCCCTAAAGGTGTTCCCCCTGCTGCCTCTAAAGAGGCTCCCAGTGCAGCTAAGAGAGTTCCCCAGAAAGGGAGCAGAGTGTCAGAGAACAAGGTGACAAAACCTGGTGACTCAACCAGTGGTCAGGTGACTAAAGGGCCCAGGAAACTACCGGAAGTTCCCAAACCCAAACTGTCTGTGTCACAGCCTCAGAATGCCAAACGTTCAGTGCCCCAGATCACCAAACCAGGAGTTTCACAGCAGCAGATCACCAGACCAGTCGTGTCGCAGCCACAGAGCATGAAAAATATGGCTTCCATAGCTGGGAAGGCCACACCTGTAGACAACCACAATAAACTTCCAGCTTCAAAGCCAGTTAGACCTACGGCTCTGTCTTCCAGTTCCGCCTCAGACTCTGTGAAGAAAGCAGCTTCCTCCACATCACAGTTGTCCCAGCGCTCTGCCTCTGCCTCCTCGGACTCTTCACGAACATCGATGCCAAGACCTCTGCCCAGACCGGGTGTGGCCAAGCGGGTGACAGCCAGCACATCGTCAGAGAGAAACAGCACCAGCTCCTCCGGCCCCGGCCCCAGCTCCCGATCAGCGGAGGTGAAGAGAACCAAGGGCAGCAACTCAGGAAGCAGGGACAGGAAACAGGATGAGGGAACCAACAAGAAAACGGTGATCCGGGTGGACAGGTCTCTCTGGTCAGACTCCTCCACAGAGCATCAGACATCTGACTCTGAAGCCCCCAAGAAAAAGATCCCTGTGGACGTCAGTCTGCAGATGCCGGCAGAGCCCCACAAGCACAGCGCCATCAGTGACATAGAGGACATCCCCTTTGCTGATGAGAGTGAGGTGGAGGACCGCTTCTACACACCCTCCACCTCTGTCAAGCACAAACCGGAGCCGCCACCTCCGCAGCCAGACAGCAAGAACAATGTGCGCAAACGCCTGCTGCCCAGCCCCCCAAGTGCTGCTGGTTCGGGTCCCGGGGTGCCCACAGCTCAGCACATCCACAGCATCAAGCAGGCGGAGCAGGCCAAGGCGAAGCAGATGGTCAGCGATCAGTCCTGGCCAGAAGAGGGTGCCGCCACAAAGGGAGCGTCTCCAGCATTTGGCAGCGCGGCAGCCATCCTGAAGAGACGGGCAGGGGTTCGGCAGCACGATGATGACCCCCACGATCGGCGCAGCTCTTCCTATGACACGCCAGGCACACCGGTGCTGTCTGACAGCGATGACTTCCTGCAGCGAGGcagtgccaccaccacccccacctccagcacCACAGAACTGGACGCCACGCCCACTGGCAGGAAGAAGAAGGCACGCGACAAGAGCAAGTCCGCCACTGCCTCCGCCGCCAAGGTCAAGATGCGCAAGAGCAAGGAGTTCGCCAACAAGCGGAAGAGTGAGGAGAAGTCGCCAAGCGAGGAggccaagaaggagaagaacaggcGCTCGCTGCTGGCCATGCTGCTCCCTGGGAAGTCGGACAAACAGAAGGACAGGCTGGGCAGTGTGGACGGAGACTACACCTTGCCAGAAAAGCCCAAACCCATGAAGGTGTCTGTGGATGACAAACACAAGAAGCACAAGACCAAGCACAAGCGGTACAAGTCATCTGACAGTGTGGACGATAGGCTGACAAACGACATCAGAGACCTGAAGATCACCTCCGTCTTTGACAGAGAGCAAGGGAACCCCTCTGGCTCCAGCAGGCGTAGCTTCCGACCCATCCCCCTGGCTCCTAAAGCCTCAGGTCAGTTGTCGTGATGCTGTGCTCTCTTGCTGTTGTGGGCAGGGCTTACTTGTTTTCAGTTCTGTAACTATATAAATAATAACCACAAAAATGTAATTGTTAATTTGTACTCATGTTTATTATATTTATAGAAACACAAGCTGTTTGGTATGTTCAGGAATTTTTACACTTTGGGTAAATATTGAACAAATTTCTGATTCAGTATTATGCACCATGAATGTATGATTTGTGACATAATTAGTGTCTTTTTTAGGTGGAGATCTCATTTTCCTTTGTCTCACTAGCAGATGATTTACACAGGAATTCATTAACAtgaactttctgtgtgtgtgtgagtgtgtgtgtgtgtgtgtgtgttttgtgtgtgtcgctctctctttcaagcaGATGAATTGCAAAGGAATTCATTAAcatgaacttctctctctctctctctctctctctctctctgtcaccaggaGATGAATTACATTGGAATTCATTAATATAAACGTTTTCTGCTACTCTCACCAGTAGAAGAATTTCATAGGAATTCATTAATATGCACTTTTGTTCTGTCTCACAAGTGGATGATTTACATAGAAATTCATTAACATGAATGTTTTCTGCTTCTGTCACTAGCAGATGAATTACATAGGAATTCATTAACATtaactttttctgtttctctcaccaGTGGACGAATTCTCTGACTCTGACGAAAGTCTGGTGTCGGTCAACACACTTCTGAGGCGAAAGGTGAGATGCATAAAGTGACTGGAGTTAAATTGTCTAAGTGCCTGAACATTATCATATGTTCCTCtgatttctttgtgttttctgaTTGTGTTGGCAGCATGCTCTCATGCACCTTTCTGTCTCACATCTTCCAGGCCCACCCTGCCCcaagtcctcacacacacagacatcgttCATATCACCACTTCATAAAACATCTTTGTTACCAGCcactgtg from Babylonia areolata isolate BAREFJ2019XMU chromosome 6, ASM4173473v1, whole genome shotgun sequence encodes the following:
- the LOC143283099 gene encoding uncharacterized protein LOC143283099 isoform X3 — its product is MPKRERAPPEVNPNAAAMEQAFDRFYTAMTCRSILSSFQELLDVTGLRHVDHGAFYGRLKEQLRSSWKAQSLWAKLDKRASHRDYGQGRACKDTRVLIIGSGPCGLRTAIECAFLGARAVIVEKRDRFSRNNVLHLWPYLITDLKNLGAKMLFGKFCAGAIDHISIRQLQCILLKVALLVGVEVHVNVAFEGLIEPPDDQTTNVGWRCKCDPENHPVAEYQFDVLIGADGKRNTLSGFTRKEFRGKLAIAITANFINRNTQAEARVEEISGVAFIFNQKFFLDLKEKTGIDLENIVYYKDDTHYFVMTAKKQSLLEKGVLKQDHADTVALLDRSNVNQEALMSYAREAADFSTNQQLPYLEYAVNHYGQADVAMFDFTSMFIAEHSSRIREKNSHRLLMCLVGDSLLEPFWPTGSGCARGFLGAFDAAWMIRSLASGRMTPLQVIAERESIFTVLTQTTPNRLHKNHHQYSLDPNTRYPNLNTSCVKPKQVQHLYDGVVDPKELEEGPMEVPAKRARNTVPNEYNIDSYSLLRWCQRVLNIGTYRGVHIVDFTSSWRSGLAFCALIHAFRPNLISVTTLMESETSKNNQLAFDTAQRELGIAPVMTGEDMASCSVPDKLTMVAYLSQFYELFKHEPLPSSIPLQPRTKEQTKEDKLKTPRSPKSTRSPNRRVSLLSKIGARISKSKKRKEKEEGEDSHLGSKKLRDGELTLVQLTKYNKLPMEEIANRLQLDKPPDPGANGGRRDPKAAVADGGSVSVTAMAEVLVAKFKSNEEQPAPPPIRRMKGQPVLLAAQSASEICYFCQKRVYIMERQAAEGVFFHRHCLKCDYCGVGLRLNNYSCERPQGEGVKFYCYRHGAPETRTRPRRKRNFDVSDDSKENIPTTVITPAEEAENKVKNAEATPKKVIPAPLQVPEEPLERPKKTPERIEFEISFDGQEEETEEEQFEHNLRASMSSEALLDNSDDDDDSDDEDIYGYVSESEVARILDEWSGTEDDIFETAADSFHATLEEAVQRATTRQRQHSIENLLEAVERTEGKRRHPSRDAYERLHNGRGEENEDDDDEGSSTEVEGDSDSEYETGDSSADELTDEESERTKGGSTADTLEGGGTTEDSAATTTTATSPSSPAMKNAARASFFSAPPQVVRLDPWRMFKKGEGAGGGKVEEEEEENAAGEEEVMPAVAANVVEQVAENREGEEEGRDTDISESLEMDSRGEDGRGSSAEGSIEDLDDDDDDEEEVEEEEEQAVSVKKEDQEEEERQMEGAEEGEVEEGMEEEELEKTAVSLAMAQLLVDLDQTSMGGGSDNAAELDNLLPSDLDEDDVFHAQKTLNTADSQQPMEGLENGERERQSSEDTAESVLRSVRDMENTAGIATSTTGEDTLWQVLQEVAAMPDLSESEAEENKQFKDLDERFVTNRRKARRKKAARDNMRGSGSDLTISTPSDSLSSSSSSLSDVVQYNQQFLAMGGEDDNLKPDQDMMQDYITTMSMALDESFSDGEKDGSFVRKPESSPRDDMNRTLQAAEMEEGEEGEGGDVTKDTTASSVYITPEVSMEERKESQEVFRDASESLSPAAPTHPAPAAATVTSPTATTPRTESQKDVAPSVVPSVVSKDGVPEVVPKDGVPEVVPKDGVPKVVPKDGVPKVVPKDDVSKVVPKESGAPIVVPKEDVSKVVLKESGVPKVAPKESGVPKVVPKNGVAPTVVPKGVPPAASKEAPSAAKRVPQKGSRVSENKVTKPGDSTSGQVTKGPRKLPEVPKPKLSVSQPQNAKRSVPQITKPGVSQQQITRPVVSQPQSMKNMASIAGKATPVDNHNKLPASKPVRPTALSSSSASDSVKKAASSTSQLSQRSASASSDSSRTSMPRPLPRPGVAKRVTASTSSERNSTSSSGPGPSSRSAEVKRTKGSNSGSRDRKQDEGTNKKTVIRVDRSLWSDSSTEHQTSDSEAPKKKIPVDVSLQMPAEPHKHSAISDIEDIPFADESEVEDRFYTPSTSVKHKPEPPPPQPDSKNNVRKRLLPSPPSAAGSGPGVPTAQHIHSIKQAEQAKAKQMVSDQSWPEEGAATKGASPAFGSAAAILKRRAGVRQHDDDPHDRRSSSYDTPGTPVLSDSDDFLQRGSATTTPTSSTTELDATPTGRKKKARDKSKSATASAAKVKMRKSKEFANKRKSEEKSPSEEAKKEKNRRSLLAMLLPGKSDKQKDRLGSVDGDYTLPEKPKPMKVSVDDKHKKHKTKHKRYKSSDSVDDRLTNDIRDLKITSVFDREQGNPSGSSRRSFRPIPLAPKASVDEFSDSDESLVSVNTLLRRKDQYSTDGLDERVARKLQRVAARQQKRAEQQRLRAAQEIQRRLQEVDERQRELEDRGIAVEKALRGEGPEADVDENQLMGEWFNLVHEKNALVRYESELMVRAKELELEDRQARLQATFRECSMKLGSKKKTES
- the LOC143283099 gene encoding uncharacterized protein LOC143283099 isoform X2; the protein is MPKRERAPPEVNPNAAAMEQAFDRFYTAMTCRSILSSFQELLDVTGLRHVDHGAFYGRLKEQLRSSWKAQSLWAKLDKRASHRDYGQGRACKDTRVLIIGSGPCGLRTAIECAFLGARAVIVEKRDRFSRNNVLHLWPYLITDLKNLGAKMLFGKFCAGAIDHISIRQLQCILLKVALLVGVEVHVNVAFEGLIEPPDDQTTNVGWRCKCDPENHPVAEYQFDVLIGADGKRNTLSGFTRKEFRGKLAIAITANFINRNTQAEARVEEISGVAFIFNQKFFLDLKEKTGIDLENIVYYKDDTHYFVMTAKKQSLLEKGVLKQDHADTVALLDRSNVNQEALMSYAREAADFSTNQQLPYLEYAVNHYGQADVAMFDFTSMFIAEHSSRIREKNSHRLLMCLVGDSLLEPFWPTGSGCARGFLGAFDAAWMIRSLASGRMTPLQVIAERESIFTVLTQTTPNRLHKNHHQYSLDPNTRYPNLNTSCVKPKQVQHLYDGVVDPKELEEGPMEVPAKRARNTVPNEYNIDSYSLLRWCQRVLNIGTYRGVHIVDFTSSWRSGLAFCALIHAFRPNLISVTTLMESETSKNNQLAFDTAQRELGIAPVMTGEDMASCSVPDKLTMVAYLSQFYELFKHEPLPSSIPLQPRTKEQTKEDKLKTPRSPKSTRSPNRRVSLLSKIGARISKSKKRKEKEEGEDSHLGSKKLRDGELTLVQLTKYNKLPMEEIANRLQLDKPPDPGANGGRRDPKAAVADGGSVSVTAMAEVLVAKFKSNEEQPAPPPIRRMKGQPVLLAAQSASEICYFCQKRVYIMERQAAEGVFFHRHCLKCDYCGVGLRLNNYSCERPQGEGVKFYCYRHGAPETRTRPRRKRNFDVSDDSKENIPTTVITPAEEAENKVKNAEATPKKVIPAPLQVPEEPLERPKKTPERIEFEISFDGQEEETEEEQFEHNLRASMSSEALLDNSDDDDDSDDESGTEDDIFETAADSFHATLEEAVQRATTRQRQHSIENLLEAVERTEGKRRHPSRDAYERLHNGRGEENEDDDDEGSSTEVEGDSDSEYETGDSSADELTDEESERTKGGSTADTLEGGGTTEDSAATTTTATSPSSPAMKNAARASFFSAPPQVVRLDPWRMFKKGEGAGGGKVEEEEEENAAGEEEVMPAVAANVVEQVAENREGEEEGRDTDISESLEMDSRGEDGRGSSAEGSIEDLDDDDDDEEEVEEEEEQAVSVKKEDQEEEERQMEGAEEGEVEEGMEEEELEKTAVSLAMAQLLVDLDQTSMGGGSDNAAELDNLLPSDLDEDDVFHAQKTLNTADSQQPMEGLENGERERQSSEDTAESVLRSVRDMENTAGIATSTTGEDTLWQVLQEVAAMPDLSESEAEENKQFKDLDERFVTNRRKARRKKAARDNMRGSGSDLTISTPSDSLSSSSSSLSDVVQYNQQFLAMGGEDDNLKPDQDMMQDYITTMSMALDESFSDGEKDGSFVRKPESSPRDDMNRTLQAAEMEEGEEGEGGDVTKDTTASSVYITPEVSMEERKESQEVFRDASESLSPAAPTHPAPAAATVTSPTATTPRTESQKDVAPSVVPSVVSKDGVPEVVPKDGVPEVVPKDGVPKVVPKDGVPKVVPKDDVSKVVPKESGAPIVVPKEDVSKVVLKESGVPKVAPKESGVPKVVPKNGVAPTVVPKGVPPAASKEAPSAAKRVPQKGSRVSENKVTKPGDSTSGQVTKGPRKLPEVPKPKLSVSQPQNAKRSVPQITKPGVSQQQITRPVVSQPQSMKNMASIAGKATPVDNHNKLPASKPVRPTALSSSSASDSVKKAASSTSQLSQRSASASSDSSRTSMPRPLPRPGVAKRVTASTSSERNSTSSSGPGPSSRSAEVKRTKGSNSGSRDRKQDEGTNKKTVIRVDRSLWSDSSTEHQTSDSEAPKKKIPVDVSLQMPAEPHKHSAISDIEDIPFADESEVEDRFYTPSTSVKHKPEPPPPQPDSKNNVRKRLLPSPPSAAGSGPGVPTAQHIHSIKQAEQAKAKQMVSDQSWPEEGAATKGASPAFGSAAAILKRRAGVRQHDDDPHDRRSSSYDTPGTPVLSDSDDFLQRGSATTTPTSSTTELDATPTGRKKKARDKSKSATASAAKVKMRKSKEFANKRKSEEKSPSEEAKKEKNRRSLLAMLLPGKSDKQKDRLGSVDGDYTLPEKPKPMKVSVDDKHKKHKTKHKRYKSSDSVDDRLTNDIRDLKITSVFDREQGNPSGSSRRSFRPIPLAPKASVDEFSDSDESLVSVNTLLRRKDQYSTDGLDERVARKLQRVAARQQKRAEQQRLRAAQEIQRRLQEVDERQRELEDRGIAVEKALRGEGPEADVDENQLMGEWFNLVHEKNALVRYESELMVRAKELELEDRQARLQATFRECSMKLESEKSVEEIEAEGQLLDELLEVVEQRNSLVAMLEEDRLREQEEDRELEDMMVKKGFVLSPLNYSRAMASTPTLDSAETPT
- the LOC143283099 gene encoding uncharacterized protein LOC143283099 isoform X1, whose amino-acid sequence is MPKRERAPPEVNPNAAAMEQAFDRFYTAMTCRSILSSFQELLDVTGLRHVDHGAFYGRLKEQLRSSWKAQSLWAKLDKRASHRDYGQGRACKDTRVLIIGSGPCGLRTAIECAFLGARAVIVEKRDRFSRNNVLHLWPYLITDLKNLGAKMLFGKFCAGAIDHISIRQLQCILLKVALLVGVEVHVNVAFEGLIEPPDDQTTNVGWRCKCDPENHPVAEYQFDVLIGADGKRNTLSGFTRKEFRGKLAIAITANFINRNTQAEARVEEISGVAFIFNQKFFLDLKEKTGIDLENIVYYKDDTHYFVMTAKKQSLLEKGVLKQDHADTVALLDRSNVNQEALMSYAREAADFSTNQQLPYLEYAVNHYGQADVAMFDFTSMFIAEHSSRIREKNSHRLLMCLVGDSLLEPFWPTGSGCARGFLGAFDAAWMIRSLASGRMTPLQVIAERESIFTVLTQTTPNRLHKNHHQYSLDPNTRYPNLNTSCVKPKQVQHLYDGVVDPKELEEGPMEVPAKRARNTVPNEYNIDSYSLLRWCQRVLNIGTYRGVHIVDFTSSWRSGLAFCALIHAFRPNLISVTTLMESETSKNNQLAFDTAQRELGIAPVMTGEDMASCSVPDKLTMVAYLSQFYELFKHEPLPSSIPLQPRTKEQTKEDKLKTPRSPKSTRSPNRRVSLLSKIGARISKSKKRKEKEEGEDSHLGSKKLRDGELTLVQLTKYNKLPMEEIANRLQLDKPPDPGANGGRRDPKAAVADGGSVSVTAMAEVLVAKFKSNEEQPAPPPIRRMKGQPVLLAAQSASEICYFCQKRVYIMERQAAEGVFFHRHCLKCDYCGVGLRLNNYSCERPQGEGVKFYCYRHGAPETRTRPRRKRNFDVSDDSKENIPTTVITPAEEAENKVKNAEATPKKVIPAPLQVPEEPLERPKKTPERIEFEISFDGQEEETEEEQFEHNLRASMSSEALLDNSDDDDDSDDEDIYGYVSESEVARILDEWSGTEDDIFETAADSFHATLEEAVQRATTRQRQHSIENLLEAVERTEGKRRHPSRDAYERLHNGRGEENEDDDDEGSSTEVEGDSDSEYETGDSSADELTDEESERTKGGSTADTLEGGGTTEDSAATTTTATSPSSPAMKNAARASFFSAPPQVVRLDPWRMFKKGEGAGGGKVEEEEEENAAGEEEVMPAVAANVVEQVAENREGEEEGRDTDISESLEMDSRGEDGRGSSAEGSIEDLDDDDDDEEEVEEEEEQAVSVKKEDQEEEERQMEGAEEGEVEEGMEEEELEKTAVSLAMAQLLVDLDQTSMGGGSDNAAELDNLLPSDLDEDDVFHAQKTLNTADSQQPMEGLENGERERQSSEDTAESVLRSVRDMENTAGIATSTTGEDTLWQVLQEVAAMPDLSESEAEENKQFKDLDERFVTNRRKARRKKAARDNMRGSGSDLTISTPSDSLSSSSSSLSDVVQYNQQFLAMGGEDDNLKPDQDMMQDYITTMSMALDESFSDGEKDGSFVRKPESSPRDDMNRTLQAAEMEEGEEGEGGDVTKDTTASSVYITPEVSMEERKESQEVFRDASESLSPAAPTHPAPAAATVTSPTATTPRTESQKDVAPSVVPSVVSKDGVPEVVPKDGVPEVVPKDGVPKVVPKDGVPKVVPKDDVSKVVPKESGAPIVVPKEDVSKVVLKESGVPKVAPKESGVPKVVPKNGVAPTVVPKGVPPAASKEAPSAAKRVPQKGSRVSENKVTKPGDSTSGQVTKGPRKLPEVPKPKLSVSQPQNAKRSVPQITKPGVSQQQITRPVVSQPQSMKNMASIAGKATPVDNHNKLPASKPVRPTALSSSSASDSVKKAASSTSQLSQRSASASSDSSRTSMPRPLPRPGVAKRVTASTSSERNSTSSSGPGPSSRSAEVKRTKGSNSGSRDRKQDEGTNKKTVIRVDRSLWSDSSTEHQTSDSEAPKKKIPVDVSLQMPAEPHKHSAISDIEDIPFADESEVEDRFYTPSTSVKHKPEPPPPQPDSKNNVRKRLLPSPPSAAGSGPGVPTAQHIHSIKQAEQAKAKQMVSDQSWPEEGAATKGASPAFGSAAAILKRRAGVRQHDDDPHDRRSSSYDTPGTPVLSDSDDFLQRGSATTTPTSSTTELDATPTGRKKKARDKSKSATASAAKVKMRKSKEFANKRKSEEKSPSEEAKKEKNRRSLLAMLLPGKSDKQKDRLGSVDGDYTLPEKPKPMKVSVDDKHKKHKTKHKRYKSSDSVDDRLTNDIRDLKITSVFDREQGNPSGSSRRSFRPIPLAPKASVDEFSDSDESLVSVNTLLRRKDQYSTDGLDERVARKLQRVAARQQKRAEQQRLRAAQEIQRRLQEVDERQRELEDRGIAVEKALRGEGPEADVDENQLMGEWFNLVHEKNALVRYESELMVRAKELELEDRQARLQATFRECSMKLESEKSVEEIEAEGQLLDELLEVVEQRNSLVAMLEEDRLREQEEDRELEDMMVKKGFVLSPLNYSRAMASTPTLDSAETPT